The Pseudanabaena galeata CCNP1313 genome includes a region encoding these proteins:
- the cphA gene encoding cyanophycin synthetase — translation MKILKIQTLRGPNYWSIQRHQLVVVRLDLEDFQVQRASFYQNLCKVLPSLAGKDIAHRSDIGDADFLAEIVKDIAIALQGYVGMKVDFGAIRQTVEKNVCQVVFEYQTEGAGRYAARAAIRICTSILETGTYATTELQEDLKDLRDIRLDGQLGPSTESIVAEAKARNIPWLELGSRAMIQLGYGVYQSRIQATLSNKTGILAVELACDKEGTKSILRASGIPVPRGTTIRSPKYLEDAIAEVGGFPIVIKPLNGNHGRGITIDVRTVKEAIAAFDMAQEVSEEVIIERFHTGRDHRILVIDGKFVAVAERVPANITGDGVSTISQLIEITNQDPRRGDGHDNVLTRIEIDRTSMDILVRQGFTLESVPPKGQICYLKATANLSTGGVSVDRTDEIHPENIWLAERVARIIGLDIAGIDMVTEDISLPVRQTDGAIVEVNAAPGFRMHTAPSIGTPRNVAAPVIDMLFPSGSPTRVPIVAITGTNGKTTTTRLIAHIFKQTGKRVGYTTTDGIYIGECLVEKGDTTGPYSAQVILRDPTVEVAILETARGGILRSGLGFDGCDVGVVMNVAADHLGIGDIDTIEDLAQLKSVVVKTALPSGYAVLNADDPLVVAMAQELQSKVAYFSMNPENPLIKSHIAEGGLAAVYEDEFLTILKGDWKLRIEKAVNVPLTLGGRAAFNIQNSLAASLAAFAQDVQIEQIRQGLATFVASSEQTPGRMNLFDLGKYHALVDYAHNPAGFKAIADFIQKWEGEAIGVIGAPGDRRDEDIIELGQLAATMFSRIFIKEDKDLRGRTPRVVADLLRQGVEEVDSNIPCITILDESEAITAALDSAPQSSLVVVFPDKVDAAIAIIESRKSKLSS, via the coding sequence ATGAAAATTCTCAAAATCCAGACATTACGTGGTCCAAATTATTGGAGTATCCAACGACATCAGCTTGTAGTTGTACGATTAGATTTAGAGGATTTTCAAGTACAACGAGCTAGCTTTTATCAAAATTTATGCAAAGTGTTGCCAAGCCTTGCGGGGAAAGATATAGCTCATCGATCAGATATTGGTGACGCTGATTTTTTAGCAGAAATTGTTAAAGATATTGCGATCGCACTTCAAGGCTATGTGGGGATGAAGGTCGATTTCGGAGCAATTAGACAGACTGTTGAAAAAAATGTCTGTCAAGTCGTATTTGAATATCAGACCGAGGGCGCAGGAAGATATGCCGCCCGTGCAGCCATACGGATTTGCACCAGTATCTTAGAAACGGGAACCTATGCAACTACTGAGCTACAAGAGGATCTCAAGGATTTAAGGGATATTCGCCTTGATGGTCAATTGGGTCCAAGCACTGAGTCAATTGTCGCTGAAGCCAAGGCAAGAAATATCCCTTGGTTAGAGCTTGGTAGTCGTGCCATGATCCAACTGGGCTATGGGGTCTATCAGAGTCGGATTCAGGCTACTTTATCTAATAAAACGGGGATCTTAGCGGTAGAGCTAGCCTGTGATAAGGAAGGCACAAAGAGCATTTTGCGGGCTTCGGGAATACCTGTGCCAAGGGGAACAACGATCCGATCGCCTAAATATCTAGAAGATGCGATCGCTGAAGTTGGCGGCTTTCCGATTGTAATCAAGCCCTTAAATGGCAATCATGGACGCGGGATCACTATTGATGTGCGTACCGTTAAAGAAGCGATCGCCGCCTTTGACATGGCGCAAGAAGTTTCCGAAGAAGTAATTATTGAGCGCTTCCACACAGGTCGCGATCATCGCATACTGGTGATCGATGGCAAATTCGTCGCCGTTGCTGAGCGCGTTCCTGCCAACATCACAGGTGATGGAGTCTCTACGATCTCACAATTAATCGAAATTACCAACCAAGACCCCCGCCGTGGTGATGGGCATGATAACGTCTTGACCCGTATCGAGATTGATCGCACCAGCATGGATATTCTTGTCAGGCAAGGATTTACGCTAGAATCTGTACCACCCAAGGGACAAATCTGTTATCTCAAGGCAACTGCCAACTTAAGTACAGGTGGTGTATCAGTTGATCGCACCGATGAGATTCATCCTGAAAACATCTGGCTAGCCGAGCGCGTGGCAAGAATTATTGGTTTGGATATTGCGGGGATCGATATGGTCACTGAAGATATTTCCTTGCCTGTGCGCCAAACTGATGGGGCGATCGTGGAGGTAAATGCTGCACCTGGGTTCAGAATGCATACCGCGCCAAGTATTGGCACACCGCGCAATGTGGCTGCACCTGTTATTGATATGCTGTTCCCATCGGGATCGCCTACCCGTGTTCCCATCGTTGCGATCACAGGGACAAATGGCAAAACCACTACCACGCGCCTAATTGCTCATATCTTCAAGCAGACTGGTAAGCGAGTTGGCTACACCACTACCGACGGGATCTACATCGGTGAATGCTTAGTCGAGAAAGGCGATACGACTGGTCCCTATAGCGCTCAAGTCATTCTTCGCGATCCCACGGTTGAAGTGGCGATCTTAGAAACCGCTAGAGGTGGCATCTTGCGATCGGGTTTAGGCTTTGATGGCTGCGATGTCGGTGTAGTGATGAACGTCGCCGCCGATCACCTTGGTATTGGTGACATTGACACAATTGAAGACCTTGCCCAACTCAAGAGCGTAGTTGTGAAGACAGCTCTACCGAGCGGCTATGCAGTACTGAATGCGGATGATCCCTTGGTGGTTGCCATGGCTCAAGAGCTACAGTCCAAGGTTGCGTATTTCAGTATGAATCCTGAGAACCCATTGATTAAGTCCCATATTGCTGAAGGTGGACTTGCCGCAGTCTATGAAGACGAGTTTCTGACAATTTTGAAGGGTGATTGGAAATTGCGGATTGAAAAGGCGGTAAACGTGCCTCTTACCCTTGGTGGACGTGCTGCCTTTAATATTCAAAATTCACTCGCTGCAAGTTTAGCTGCCTTTGCTCAGGATGTGCAGATCGAGCAGATTCGTCAAGGTTTAGCCACCTTTGTAGCTTCTAGTGAGCAGACCCCTGGACGGATGAATTTGTTTGACTTGGGCAAGTATCACGCGCTGGTTGATTACGCGCATAATCCTGCGGGATTTAAAGCGATCGCCGATTTTATTCAAAAATGGGAAGGTGAAGCGATCGGTGTGATTGGCGCACCAGGCGATCGCCGCGATGAAGACATCATTGAGCTAGGACAACTAGCGGCAACCATGTTTAGTCGCATTTTTATTAAAGAAGACAAGGATTTGCGGGGACGTACCCCTCGTGTGGTTGCCGACCTGTTGCGTCAAGGAGTCGAAGAAGTGGATAGTAATATCCCCTGTATTACAATTCTTGACGAATCGGAAGCTATCACAGCCGCCTTGGATAGCGCCCCTCAAAGTAGTTTAGTTGTGGTATTTCCCGATAAAGTGGATGCAGCTATTGCTATCAT
- a CDS encoding GNAT family N-acetyltransferase: MQPFPVLGNTIRPLQHRDLEFIQRFASPNDLEQIAVSDLSGCRSRQKISLHQLASWLPAPVQTLLKPYVRAYVSECNGIIQGFIRVSPFNNNSSTWQIDRVVVLPEAQNGQHNVGTQLIRYCLESCLEARTWVLQVDINQKDTIALYRQNGFQPLAQFTDWEIDTASLHELAQHSPDLPNLMPVSNADASLLYQLDTAAMPPHIRQVYDLNVDDFRAKTIDKLVNHSSLLINHLQDVSGYVYEPQRKAAIGYFYLLLQRPTVNQTNEKLVHHCQLTVHPAYTWLYPELTSQIARIVTKQSSDKLSEQVSLQLSSADYQPEREDYLESIHAQRQGHSLLMARSVWHKIRETKPVLDGLQLSRMLSGLQPTQKPIPGRIETLPQQHQHTDESI, translated from the coding sequence ATGCAACCTTTTCCAGTGCTTGGTAACACGATCCGTCCGCTACAACATCGCGACTTAGAGTTTATTCAGCGATTTGCATCGCCCAATGATCTCGAACAGATTGCGGTCAGCGATCTTAGCGGTTGTCGCAGCCGCCAAAAAATCAGCTTACACCAGCTAGCCAGTTGGTTACCTGCGCCTGTGCAAACCCTGCTCAAGCCCTATGTGAGAGCCTATGTCTCCGAATGTAATGGCATCATCCAAGGCTTTATTCGGGTTTCCCCTTTTAATAACAACAGTAGTACTTGGCAGATTGATCGCGTTGTGGTTCTGCCTGAAGCTCAGAATGGTCAACACAACGTCGGGACACAACTGATTCGCTATTGCCTCGAATCCTGCCTAGAGGCAAGAACTTGGGTATTGCAGGTTGACATTAACCAAAAAGATACGATCGCCCTCTATCGTCAGAATGGCTTTCAGCCCCTCGCCCAATTTACTGATTGGGAAATTGATACAGCAAGTCTGCACGAACTCGCCCAACATTCTCCAGATCTGCCAAATTTAATGCCCGTCAGTAATGCGGATGCTAGCTTGCTTTATCAACTTGATACCGCCGCAATGCCTCCACATATTCGCCAAGTTTACGATCTCAATGTTGATGATTTTCGGGCAAAAACGATCGACAAACTGGTTAATCACAGTTCCTTGCTAATTAATCATTTGCAGGACGTGTCAGGCTATGTCTATGAGCCACAGCGCAAAGCGGCGATCGGTTACTTTTATCTGCTATTGCAGCGCCCAACCGTTAATCAAACCAATGAAAAACTAGTTCATCATTGCCAACTTACGGTTCATCCCGCCTACACATGGCTTTATCCAGAGCTAACTTCACAAATTGCACGAATTGTCACGAAGCAATCTTCTGATAAATTATCTGAGCAGGTCAGTCTCCAACTATCTTCTGCTGATTATCAACCCGAACGTGAAGATTACTTAGAAAGTATTCATGCCCAACGTCAAGGACATTCCTTGCTGATGGCGCGTTCAGTTTGGCATAAGATTCGGGAGACAAAACCTGTCCTCGATGGTTTACAACTCTCACGCATGTTGTCGGGTTTGCAGCCAACGCAAAAGCCGATTCCCGGTCGGATTGAGACTTTACCACAGCAGCATCAACATACAGATGAGTCTATTTAG
- a CDS encoding carbon-nitrogen hydrolase family protein: protein MKSYLAAAVQMTSVSDVDKNLAQAEDLIQLAVNRGAELVCLPENFSFLGDESEKTRLSTEIAEKSEKFLITIAQRYQILLLGGGFPVPVTDSNNGNQGKMYNTALLIGREGEELARYRKMHLFDVNLPDGNTYQESATVLAGSESPPVYVSEKYGNLGLSVCYDVRFPELYRHLSQNGANILFVPAAFTAFTGKDHWQVLLQARAIENTCYVIAPAQVGMHTPRRQSHGHAMIVDPWGIVLADAGDHIGVAIAEIQPSRLDQIRRQMPSLQHRTFSCS from the coding sequence ATGAAGTCATATTTGGCGGCTGCCGTACAAATGACCAGTGTCTCTGATGTAGATAAAAATCTTGCTCAAGCAGAAGATTTGATCCAACTGGCTGTGAATCGAGGTGCAGAACTAGTTTGCTTACCTGAAAATTTCTCGTTTTTAGGTGACGAGAGCGAAAAGACAAGGCTTTCTACAGAAATTGCAGAAAAGAGCGAGAAATTTTTAATTACGATCGCTCAACGCTATCAAATCCTGTTACTTGGTGGCGGCTTTCCTGTGCCTGTTACTGATAGCAACAATGGCAATCAGGGCAAAATGTACAACACGGCTCTACTGATTGGTCGTGAAGGTGAGGAGCTAGCTCGTTATCGCAAGATGCATTTGTTTGATGTTAATCTGCCTGATGGCAACACCTATCAGGAATCTGCGACTGTGTTAGCAGGTAGTGAATCGCCGCCTGTCTATGTTTCTGAGAAATATGGCAACTTGGGACTATCAGTTTGCTATGACGTGAGGTTCCCAGAGCTTTATCGCCACCTTTCCCAAAATGGCGCAAACATATTATTTGTTCCTGCGGCTTTTACTGCTTTTACTGGTAAAGATCATTGGCAAGTTTTATTGCAAGCTAGAGCCATTGAAAATACTTGCTATGTGATTGCACCTGCTCAAGTGGGGATGCATACGCCTCGTCGTCAGTCCCATGGTCACGCGATGATTGTCGATCCTTGGGGCATTGTTCTCGCCGATGCAGGAGATCACATTGGGGTGGCGATCGCCGAAATCCAGCCCTCACGCCTTGACCAAATTCGCCGCCAGATGCCATCTCTACAACATCGCACCTTTTCCTGTTCTTAA
- the phoU gene encoding phosphate signaling complex protein PhoU → MIETSSQSQKRTRSEFERQLHRLEQDSLRMGALVENSFLLAHAALFERDLESATRIDPQDKQIDRIYRQIEIDCISLIALQSPVARDLRLLSALMQLIRDIERIGDYAENLGDIAIKLFPYPPSPYLGELQVMSNRCRAMLAMSLEALANLDENIGLQIKAKDDAVDDDYKQIYSLLASQRLFGEPMEPVMLMVLAIHHLERMADHATNVGLRVAYIVTGKLG, encoded by the coding sequence ATGATCGAAACTTCATCTCAAAGCCAGAAACGGACAAGGAGCGAATTTGAACGCCAATTGCATCGCCTAGAACAAGATTCTTTGCGAATGGGCGCACTTGTCGAAAACTCCTTCCTTTTAGCTCATGCCGCCCTATTTGAGAGAGATCTTGAATCAGCTACCCGTATTGATCCTCAAGACAAACAAATTGATCGAATCTATCGCCAAATAGAAATCGATTGCATTAGTCTGATCGCTTTACAATCTCCAGTTGCTCGTGATCTCAGGCTTTTGAGCGCTCTGATGCAGCTAATCCGTGATATAGAGCGCATTGGTGACTATGCTGAAAACTTAGGCGATATTGCCATTAAGCTTTTTCCCTATCCCCCGTCCCCCTATCTAGGGGAATTGCAAGTCATGTCTAATCGCTGTCGAGCCATGCTTGCTATGAGTTTAGAAGCCTTAGCCAATCTTGATGAAAATATTGGTTTACAAATTAAAGCGAAAGATGATGCAGTTGACGATGACTATAAGCAAATCTATAGCCTTCTCGCTTCTCAAAGGCTATTTGGCGAACCAATGGAACCTGTCATGTTGATGGTATTAGCAATTCATCACTTGGAACGCATGGCTGATCATGCAACTAATGTCGGGCTTCGCGTTGCGTATATTGTTACTGGCAAACTTGGCTAA
- a CDS encoding GNAT family N-acetyltransferase, giving the protein MDHRHIRFSDRHEEIDLEQLQGLFRLGAFWAKERTLAGLAIAISNSKPVVTVWDGDRLIGHARATSDGIYRATIWDVVIDPDYRGSGLGRKLVQTVLSHPNVCDVERVYLMTTHQQKFYEQIGFEQNSSSTLVLFNRDCSSDRQLTTSVRNQVTVV; this is encoded by the coding sequence ATGGATCATCGCCACATTCGCTTTAGCGATCGCCACGAAGAAATTGATTTAGAACAGTTGCAAGGATTATTTCGATTGGGAGCCTTTTGGGCAAAGGAGCGCACCTTGGCGGGACTAGCGATCGCTATTTCTAACTCCAAGCCAGTCGTAACTGTGTGGGATGGAGATCGATTGATTGGACATGCTCGCGCTACTAGTGATGGCATTTATCGAGCGACAATTTGGGATGTGGTGATCGATCCTGACTATCGCGGCTCAGGCTTAGGTCGGAAGTTAGTCCAAACGGTGCTATCTCATCCTAATGTTTGCGATGTTGAGCGGGTTTATTTAATGACGACTCATCAGCAAAAATTTTACGAACAGATTGGCTTTGAGCAAAATTCTTCAAGCACTCTGGTTTTATTCAATAGGGATTGTAGTAGCGATCGGCAACTTACAACCTCTGTCCGAAATCAAGTAACGGTTGTCTAA
- a CDS encoding acyl-CoA desaturase gives MTVTTEAISKEQNLNWTNVAFFSAFHLAALAAPFYFSWQAVILTVFLHWLFGSIGITLGYHRLLSHRSFQVPQWLEYIIATIGALALQGGPVFWVGGHRQHHGFTEDNQKDPYSANKGFWWSHMMWIMYSKPEHFQRSNYSKFAPDLANDPYYKFLDIYFLLLQIPLAALLYVIGEKVFSGLGTSFLVYGVAVRSVALWHSTWLINSACHKWGYKNFAETPDHSTNLWWAAILTYGEGWHNNHHAFPKSARSGLKWWEIDPTWGVINLLQAVGLAKKVYIPEPWQAK, from the coding sequence ATGACCGTCACTACTGAAGCCATCTCAAAAGAACAAAACCTGAACTGGACAAATGTTGCCTTCTTCAGTGCTTTTCATCTCGCTGCCCTAGCTGCGCCTTTTTACTTCTCGTGGCAAGCTGTAATCCTTACAGTTTTCTTGCACTGGTTATTTGGCAGCATCGGCATCACTTTAGGATATCATCGCTTGCTTAGCCATCGTAGTTTTCAAGTGCCTCAGTGGTTGGAATACATCATCGCCACAATTGGAGCATTAGCACTTCAAGGCGGTCCCGTATTTTGGGTGGGCGGACATCGCCAGCATCACGGTTTTACAGAAGACAATCAAAAAGATCCCTACTCGGCAAATAAAGGTTTTTGGTGGAGCCACATGATGTGGATCATGTACTCCAAGCCTGAGCATTTTCAGCGTTCAAACTACAGCAAATTTGCACCTGATCTTGCTAACGATCCTTACTACAAGTTTTTAGATATCTACTTCCTATTATTGCAAATCCCCCTCGCAGCATTACTTTATGTAATTGGTGAAAAGGTTTTCTCTGGGCTAGGTACATCGTTCTTGGTGTATGGCGTGGCTGTACGCTCCGTAGCTCTATGGCATAGCACTTGGTTGATTAACTCTGCTTGTCACAAATGGGGATACAAGAATTTTGCGGAAACCCCTGACCATTCCACAAACCTTTGGTGGGCAGCAATTTTGACCTATGGCGAAGGCTGGCACAACAATCACCATGCATTTCCTAAGTCTGCGCGTTCTGGTTTGAAGTGGTGGGAAATCGATCCAACTTGGGGTGTAATCAATCTGCTGCAAGCAGTTGGTTTGGCGAAGAAAGTTTATATACCTGAGCCTTGGCAAGCTAAATAA
- a CDS encoding TetR/AcrR family transcriptional regulator — MSVSRIPTRQRIVNTALELFASKGITETTTRQIADFAQVNEVTLFRHFGNKHGLLLAVLQECLQKYLVLAQVGESLMVSDISSQSDLRRFLKYYIQSSLRALESVPELVRSLVGEAGQYPLESRQALAQGINQVNQTIATAIHDVLINSRLQYSLPPIKLANLLNTCILGYAVITLTSDVQTIWSDRDEFVSTLVDMFVQEVIPISQAKPIIDIPAEIVREILLQAKKCGVNDYAIAYLLFGSGITALDITRLGLTDYQHHANHGILRTRDKAGNERSVPLNQKILGHRYGSATNNPLSAYLKTRKNELKHDLKELQNIDNIEFLFFSSDRQPLSLEEIEQMWDRWTQPYRNLDGSTLTIDQARHTWCIEMLSRGIDVDSFSIISGIKPKEMQAYQIRLNQKLAIDKAIALDS, encoded by the coding sequence ATGTCTGTATCTCGAATTCCTACTCGTCAACGCATAGTCAATACAGCTCTAGAGTTGTTTGCTAGCAAAGGAATCACCGAGACAACTACCCGCCAAATTGCTGACTTTGCTCAGGTTAATGAAGTAACTTTATTTCGTCATTTTGGAAATAAACATGGGTTATTGCTAGCCGTATTGCAAGAATGTCTGCAAAAATATCTGGTGTTGGCGCAAGTGGGAGAGTCGCTCATGGTGTCAGATATCTCTAGTCAGAGTGATTTGCGGAGATTTCTCAAATATTACATTCAGAGTTCTTTGCGGGCGCTCGAAAGTGTGCCTGAGTTGGTGCGATCGCTAGTTGGGGAGGCAGGACAATATCCCCTAGAGAGTCGTCAAGCACTCGCCCAAGGTATTAATCAAGTCAATCAGACGATCGCTACAGCCATCCATGATGTGTTGATTAATTCGCGTTTGCAATATTCTTTGCCGCCAATTAAGCTGGCTAACTTATTAAATACTTGTATTTTGGGTTACGCAGTGATCACTTTAACCAGTGATGTCCAGACGATTTGGAGCGATCGCGATGAGTTTGTGAGTACATTGGTGGATATGTTTGTTCAAGAAGTCATCCCCATCTCTCAAGCCAAACCAATTATTGATATCCCTGCGGAGATTGTCCGCGAAATCCTATTGCAAGCTAAGAAATGTGGGGTAAATGACTACGCGATCGCCTATCTATTATTTGGATCAGGAATCACTGCGCTGGATATTACGCGCTTGGGTCTAACTGACTACCAGCATCATGCTAATCATGGAATTTTACGAACTAGGGATAAAGCTGGTAATGAGAGATCTGTACCACTCAATCAAAAAATTCTTGGTCATCGTTATGGTTCAGCAACCAATAACCCCCTCAGTGCCTATCTCAAGACTCGTAAGAACGAACTTAAGCATGATTTAAAAGAGCTGCAAAATATTGACAATATCGAGTTTTTGTTTTTCAGTAGTGATCGCCAACCCTTGTCGTTAGAAGAAATCGAACAAATGTGGGATCGTTGGACACAGCCCTATCGCAATCTCGATGGCTCAACTTTAACTATCGATCAAGCCCGTCATACTTGGTGTATCGAAATGTTATCTCGTGGCATTGATGTTGATAGCTTTAGCATCATTAGCGGCATCAAGCCCAAAGAAATGCAAGCTTATCAAATCCGCCTTAATCAAAA